In the genome of Campylobacter helveticus, the window GTGCGTCATCTCTTGCGACTATGCTAACCAAACGCCCCAAATTTAAGTCAAATTGAAATTTCAAAGGCTGTAAAAGCTCTGCCATATCAAGCCCCACCTTTTCTATCTTTTCTCTTATTTGCATAATTTGCTCGATACTATCTTGCATACCCCCCCCCCGTGCAAATGCACTTAAGTCAATTTTATCTAAGTAAGGTTTTACTCGTGAGTTTAACTCGTCCAAATTTTCCTCTAAATTTTTTCTAAATTCAAGGCAGTTTTGTCTGGCTTGGTAAAGTTTATATAGGGCTTTAAGCAGAAATTCTTTTTGTTTTTTTTCGTTTAAATTTTCTAATTTCTCTAATACTCCTTTTTCTTCGGTAAAAAATTCCTCACAGCATTCTTTAAAAGGCTTTTCTATCGTTCCCTTTATCCTCGCACCACCCTCTGTGGCATTGTAAAAGTGATATTTTTTATCCAAAATGCTGAGTTGTTTTTCTAAAAAATGTTTAAACATATGCCATACGAAATGCGTTTTTACCCTAGTTCCACCATAACCCTCTATCTCAAAAATATCTTCATAACCCTCACTTTCAAAATGTTCTCCGTTTTGATAATCTTTAGAGTGAGAGCTTCCATCTTCGCCATAAGCTAGGTCTTGCCCTATAAAGACGATATTTTGAAAGTCCAAAAAAGAAGCAATACTTAAACTCATATGTGCCACGCTCACGGCTTCATTTAAATATCCAAAGCGTTTAAGGGCGGTAAAGACATAAAAGGGCAGAAATTTTTCTATGAGACTATAATTTTTATTTCTTCTCTCTAAATACTCTATGGCTTTTGGAGAAACCAAAGAAGCAAGCAAAAAGGTCGTTTTGTCATCTTTAGTGCCAAAGTCGTGCTTAAAAAATTCTGCTGTAAAATCTGTGCGTTCTACCATACACACATAATCAGGAATGATGTCATTTTGTATTAAGATAGGGTAAGCTGAGTCCGCCGCAAAAATGACGACCTTATCTTGGAATTCTTTTAAAAGGGGGAGTTGTTTTGCTAGGCTTGGACCGGTGCTTACTATCACGCAGGATTTAAACTGCCCTTTTCTTTTTGCTTTTAATTCTTGTGTGGTTGGATGGCTTATCATTTTAGCTAAATTAAGACTATGGTGTTTAATGCCAAGCAAAGAATCATAAGCATCATTTCCATAAGAGTTGATTGTATTTTCGATGGTGTGCGAGAAAATTTCATTTGTATGCTTCACATTATCTTTAAATTTTTCATAATAACTTGAGTGAAGTTCTAAAAAATAAACTCTAGACGAGTAAAAGGCGGGTTTAAATTCTGTAAATAAGGCTTGTGCGTCTAGATTGACATCATCTTTTGGATTTAAAAATAAAATTTTGCTTTTTTCAAATTCTTTAGAAAAATCAACAAGATGAAAAATGTGATAAATGATTTCTATCTCGCTTTCAAAAATGACAAATAAAAGATGATGTTCATTTTGTGCTAAAACTTTATACAAAAGTCCATTGCCAAAGCCGTAAAAATAAAGCACGGGATAAAGTGGGTAGCTTTCATTATAAAGTTTTATCATTTGATTTAATTCTTGCATAGGATTTTGATAGAGTAAAGAATTATCCCTTAAATCCTGCAGATTAATATCCAAAGGGTCGCTACCCGTTAGAATTTTAAAATGAAATGGCGCTTTTACCTTGCTTAGAGCTTCTTTTAAGATGGGGTTTTTTAACGCCTTTAAATTTTTTTCATAAATACTCATTCATATCCTTTTAAAAGCTCATTTTGCTCTTTTAACAACCCAAAAAGCTTTACAAAATAGCTTTTTTGTGTATTTAAATCGCTCATAATATCGGCATTTTGAGCTTTTAACTTTAATCTTTCGCTTTCTAAATCAAAAAGCAAATTTAAAAATAAATCCGTGCAAATATCTTGCTTTTTAAAATCCTCGCTTATTTGTTTAAAAATATGCAAAAAGCATTCCAAATTTTCATTTTTCGCAATGGCATTTTCAAAATCTTTTAAAACATTTTCTAATTTAAGGGCAAATTCTTCGCCTCCTTGAGCGAGACTTTTCACTCTTAAAAGGGTGTTTTCTTTAGGGATTTTTCCGCTTTTTAGGGTGAATTTTTTCTTTTTTTCGCAAAGTAAATTTTCGCAGCACCACGCAAAGCTTTTTTCTATCGTCCCCTCTATCCTCGCCCCGCCCTGTGTGGCGTTAAAGGTGCGGATATTTAGTATTTTAGCGGTATTAATGTCTCTTTGAAGTCCTAGCCTAAAAAGCGTCCAAGCAAGAGAGCTTTGCGCCAAAGCCTCGCCCCCATAAGCCTCGCACAAAAATTTGTCCTTATCTCGCTTAAAGTCGTCTTTGTGGTGGCTAAGAAGCGTGTAGCTTTTTTCGTGAGAAAGTCCGCCCTCATCATAGGCTAAATCCTGTCCTATGAAGATGATATTTTCAAACCTTAAAGCCGCCGCACACTCATAAGCCATATTTGCGACACTCGCCCCCACGCCTAGATAGCCAAATTCATCACATTTTAAAGCATTTTCGAAATAAAAAGGTCTTAAAACAAGAAGAAAATTTTTATCTTCAAGGTATTTTAAAGTGTTGGGGTGGGTTAAAGAAGAGATGATGAAAAGGGTATCTTCATCAAATTTTGTAGAGTTTTCGTTAAAAAACTCACTTGTGAGCTCTAGCCTTTCTAAAGAAAAAACAAAATCAGGCTTGATATTTTCTTTTTTTAAGATAGTATAAGCACTATCGGCGGCAAAAATGACGGCTTTATCTTGGATTTTTTTTAAAAGGGGGAGTTGCTTTGTGAGGCTAGGACCTGTGGATACTATAATGGCGGTTTTATTTTGAAAGCGGTAAGTTTGTAAAAAGTCCTTAAATTTAGGTCTTTCAAGCATAGTGCTAAGATTAGTCAGAGTGTGCTTCATACCCACTAGCGTGTCTTTTGTGTCGTTACCCTTTTGCAAAAGCAAAAAGTCAAAATGCTCTTTCATCTTGCTGTGCCAAAACTCTAGATTCTCATTTTCGTAAAAAGCACTATGTGAAAATAGGGTATAAATTTTGTAGCTCGTTTGGATAAGCTCATTTTGAAAAAGTGCGTCAAGCTCTTTTAAATTTGTGATTAAGATGAGTTTTTTGCTAAGGATTTCCTCGCTAAAATCAATCAGGCTAAAAACGAGGCTTAAAAGCTCTAAATCTTCCTCAAAAACAACAATGCTTTGTCTTTGACATAAAATTTTATAAAGCGTGCCATTGCCAAAGCCGTAAAAATAAAGCAGAGGATAATATGCATAATGTTCTCTTAAAAAAATAAGTTTAGCGCTTAATTCTTCCTTGACATTTTGATAAATTTTTTGCTCTTTAAAATAGAGATTAAAGTCATCACTAAGGCTAAATTTATCTTGATTTTGGGGCAGGTTTAAATTTGGATTACTCTGTTTTAATGCTTTGAGATTTTTAGTAAGATGAGGTGGATTTATCATAAATCCTCTTCTTTTAAAGGCGTGGCAAATTCTATATCTCTTTTTGCTTTTTTGCCTAAAATTTGAGGGTAGAATTTGGGGTGTAAGCCAAATGAGGGACGCACGGATTTGATATTTTCTTCGCTAAAAATTTCACCTTTTTTAATATTTTTGCTAGCATACAAGCTTCTTGCAAAACGCCTGTTTTGAAGTGTTTTTTCATCTAGGCTTAAATCCTCACTCCCCAAAGCACTCTCTGCCTCTCTTACCGCATCTACCATAGCCTTAAATTCGCTAAAATCAAGACTAAAAGCACTATCCTCACTTTTGATACTTTTATCTAGTATGAAATGTTTTTCTATCACTCTAGCACCCAAAGCTACGGCTAAGGTAGCACTAAAATGCCCCTCGCTATGGTCGCTTAGTCCTACTTCGTAACCAAATTTTTTAAGGCTTTTAAGGGCATTTAAATTCATATCGCTTAATTTTGCGGGGTAAGCTGAGGTGCATTTTAAAAGGCATAAGTTTTCATTTTTTTCTTCTTTAAAAATTTCACAAACCCTAGCAATTTCGCTCTCATCAATGATTCCTGTGGATACAAAGGTGGGTTTTTTCTCTTTTGCGACTTGACGCACAAAAGTTTCATCATTTGCCTCAAAAGAGGCGATTTTATAAGCCGCTGGGTCAAAACGGCGTAAAAATTCTAAATCTTCCTTGCTAAAAGGGCTAGAAAAACAGATAAGCCCCGCGTCTTGTGATGCTTCAAAAAGCTGAGAGTGCCACTCATAAGGTGTTTTTGCACTTTCGTAAAGCTCAAAAAACTTTCTTTTATCCCAAAGCCCCCCTTTGATGATAAAATCCTCTTTATCGCTATCTAAAGTAAGGCTTTGTGGGGTGTAGGTTTGAATTTTAACTGCATTTGCCCCTGCTTCTTTGGCGGCTTTGATGGTTTTTAGTCCAAGTTCTAAGCTGCCAGAATGATTAGCTGAAAGTTCTGCGATGATGAAAACGCCTTTTGTGGTATCAAAATCATTTATAAGCATTTTGCGTCCTTAGCTTAAATATTTGCGTAAAAGTGCGATAAGCTCATTTTTACTAATGGAGCTTAAAACCTCACTAATGCACTCAAATTCTGTAATTTTTTCTTTTGTGAAAAGTATAATGTGGCTTTGTGGATTGTGATTTTTATAGATATGAAGAAGAATTTTAATCTGCTCTAAGTCAAATTTTATCACTTCATAATCTAGCAAAACGAGGCGGTAGCTTTCCTTACTCAAGCATTCTTTAAGCTTTGATAAAGAATGCACTAAAGTATTTTGCGAGCATTGTTTTTCTATAATGCTAAAAAATAAATTTGCGTCAAATTCATTTTGCTTAAACAAAAGCACATTGTTTAAAACGCCTTTTTCAAATTTCTTTGGGGTTAATTTTTCTAATCTTTTTTTAAGGATAAGTTCGAGCATTTTTTTATCAAGCGGCATTGTTAAAAAGCAAGGGTAGTTTAAGTTTTTATCCCGACCAAAAACAATAAAATCTTCATCTTTTTTGTCTAATTTTTGATAAATTTCATCTTTTACAAAAATGAGGTGATAATCGTTTCTATCAAAGCTAAGTTCTTTAAAAAATATACTTTGAATTCCAAAATATGCTAGGATATTTTGAATAAGAAAATTCTCCAAATCATCATTATTTATCAAAGCAACCTTAGCCTCATAACGCAAAAATTTATCCTTGCGTCCCCCTAAACTTTTGTTATAGCTTATGGGGTGGTTGATGGCAAGGCGGAGAGTTTCTTTTTGCTTATGAAGGGCATTAAGCAAAAGGGAGAGCGTTTTTTCATCGGCTTCAATGTAATAAAGTGCATTTTGGATATTTCCTAGATGATAGTAAAGCTCTTCTAATAAAAAAAGAGTTTCACCTTTTTCCAAATTTGCCTTTTTAATGCGGTAATTTTGCGTTTCTAAATGCTCTTTTAGTGAATCAAGTGCCTTTTCGACATCTTCATTTTTTTCAAGTAAAGAAATTTTATAAAATATTTTTTGTAAAAAACGCTTTTTTTTAAAAATTGTGATAAATAAAACCAAGCTTAAAAGCAAAATGCTAAGAAAAAGGCTTAATTTAATTTGCTCTTTTACCGTATCAAGTGCGTCAAAATCCACGCTGAAAAAGAGTAAAAAGGCATTTAAGATAAAGATAAAAAAGCTTAGCATCATTGTATTTCCTTAATTTTTTGAGCTGTTTTTACATTTGTAAGCATTTTTAGTTCCTCAAAATTTGCTTGATAAATTTTTTCAAAATCTCCATAAAAGGATAAAAGTTTTTGTAAATACCCCTCACTAATGCCTAAATTTAGAAGTTTAGAGCTTTTTAAATCTTGTTTTTTCTTGATGTTTTGATGAAAAGAAAGGGCAAAGCGGTGTGCTTCATCGCGTAATTTTTGCAAAAATTGCAATTTTTTATCATCGGTGTTAAGATGAAATTCGCCTTTTAAAGAATGAATTTTATCTCTAGCACTTCCCTTTGAGCGATAAGCCTTAAAATCAACTTTTTCCTTAGCTATGGCTAAAACATCGACATTTGCCCCCGAACTTACGATGATAGTGTGAGCTAAATCAAGCAAAGCTTTACCCCCATCAATGAGCCATAAATCAGGCGGAGAAAAGCTTTCAAATTCTTTACTTCTACGCATTAAAACTTCCTTCATCTGTTCATAATCACTTTTCCCTTGTAGATGAAATTTGCGGTAATTTTGCTTCTCCCATTTGCCATTTTTAAAGCACACCATAGCCCCAACTTTTGCCACGCCTTGCAAGTGAGAATTGTCATAAATTTCTATGCAATTTGGCAGATTTTCAAGCTCAAAATAATTTTTTAATTCTTCTAAAATGTTTAAATCATTATTTTTGCGGTGGATGGAGATGTTAAGCAGAGCATTTTCAAAGGCTAAATCACAAATTTTTCTTTTTTCTCCCTTTTGTGGGACTTGAATGTGAATTTTTTTAAAAAATCTTCGACTAAGCAATTGTTCTAAAAGCTTTCTATCTTCAAAATCTTCATAAACATAAATTTGATTTGAGACGAGCGGGGTGTCTTGATTAAAACTTTCTAAAAGCATTTGTTTATAAATTTCATTGACACTAATTTCACTTTCTTTTAGGGTGTGAATTTTAGAATGTGTGCTGATGATTTTGCCCTCTTGTATGACAAAACGCAGGGTGGAGAAAATCCCATTTTCATTAGCAAGGGCAAAAATTTCAAAGTCCTCAAGTCTTGCTAAATCGATTTGCACTTTACTTTCTAAGGCTTTTATGGCATTAACCCCATCGCGTATTTTGGCGGCTTCTTCGTAATTTTCATTTTGGGCGTATTTAAGCATTGTTTTTTCTAAATTCTTAATTAAAATGCTAGGGTTTAAAAGGGCTTTTGTGGCGTTGCTTAGAATTTCTTTATATTTTTCTTCATCGATTAAGCCCTCGCACACTCCACTACACCTTGAAATTTGATGAAAAATGCAAAGTTTTTTACAATTTTTCTTTTGCTTTAAAGGATAGTAAAGATAAAGGGCGTTTAAAAGTTCCTTAGCCCCCCTAAAAAAAGGACCATAGTATTTAATTTTAGGCTTTTTAATAATTTTACGCGTGATTTCAAAGCGTGGAAATTTTTCATTTAAATCCACATAAATGTAGGGATAAGTTTTATCATCTCTTAGCAAAATGTTATATTTAGGATGGAGTTGTTTGATGAGAGAATTTTCTAAAATGAGGGCGTTGGCTTCTGTTTTGGTTGTGATGAATTTCAAATGCACCGCTTCGCTAATCATTTTTTGAATTCTTAGGCTATTTTTGACATTAGCTCTTAAAGGATTAAAGCTAAAATAGCTCTTTACACGCTTTTTTAAATTTTTAGCCTTACCGACATAAAGAAGCTTTCCTTCTTGATTAAAATATTGATAAACTCCAGCACTTTCTGGTAAGCTCATAAGCTCTTTTTCAAGCATTTTGAATCACTTTTCTTAAGGCTTCAAACTTTTCGTAAAGGACTTGATTTTCGAAAGAATTTTTAAATTCCCCCAAAGAAAGCTCGATATAAGGGCGAATGTTTTTTACTTCCTCTTTAAATTTTGGCTTAGAATTTTCATAACGCTGGGAAAAAATTCTAAGATTTTTAACCTTAGAAAATTTGCTCAAAGGATTTTCTTTCGCATAGAGCTTTATAAGAATTTTAATGTAATTTTTGCTATCATCGTGGTTTAATTCTTGGTAGCCTATATGATTGAGCGTTATGATGTTTAAAGTGTCATTTTTAATAAAGAGCTTGGCGATATGACGCCTGTGTTTAGGTGGCATTAAAAGTAAGAAATCCTTACAATAAAAAAGATGTTTTAAGGGAGCATAATGAGGCTGATTTGTCATTTCAATAATAATATTAGTCGTGGTTTTCGTTTTTTTCATAAGGGCATTTTAGCATTTTTTTGTTTAATATGCTTAAGTGCTTGTGGATATAAGGGAGAGCCGACTTATACGACTTATGAACAAAATGGTTCGGTTAAAAGTGTTAAAAAATATGAAACTTTAAATAGGTGGTAAAAATGAAACAAGATTGTATTTTAGTGTTAGATTTTGGGTCGCAATATACGCAATTAATTGCTAGAAGATTACGAGAATTTGGGATATATGCAGAGATTGTGCCTTATTTTGAAAGTCTAGATTCTATCAAGAGTAAAAATCCTAAAGGCATAATCCTAAGTGGCGGACCAGCAAGTGTATATGAAGAGGGTGCTTATAAGCCTGATGATGGCGTATTTTCGCTTGGTGTGCCTGTGCTTGGAATCTGCTATGGTATGCAGTATATCGCGCATTTTTTTGGCGGCAAGGTCGTAAGGGCGCAGGCGCAGGAATTTGGCAAGGCGGTGCTAGAGCTTGTGGAATCGTCATTGCGAGCAGACGAAACAAGCACGACAATCCAACCTTCTTTTGACACAAGCGAACTTAAATTTGTAAGCTTTAGCGAAAAAGAACTTGAAGATGTGCAGGGTGCGTTGGTGGATTTATGGGAAGATTCTGTTAGGGCGAGTCATCATTTTTTAAGTGAAGAGGATATTTCTGAAATTCGCGTTGAGGTTGAGGGTGCGTTTTATCAAGTGGCAAATTTGCTTGTGGCAACTTATGAAAATGATTTTGTCGGTTTTATCGGGGTTCAAGATGATGAAATTCCTATGCTTTTTGTGAGTCCAAAATATTTTAATTTTGGTATCGGAAAGGCGTTAATGCTTGAAGCTTTAGAGCGTTATTTAAAGGGTTTTGACGCTATTAGGCTAGATTGTAATGAGCAAAATCCTAATGCGCTAATATTTTATCAAAAGCTAGGTTTTTCTCAAGTAGCACGCAGTGAGAAAGATAGTGCTGGGCGCGATTTTCCTATTTTGCATTTGAGCGTAAGGCGTGAAATTCTTTTGCAAACACTTAAAAATCCTAGTCAAAAAAGCGTGAAATTTCAAGCTTCTAACAAGCTTTTTGCGGGAGTGAAGCAAGATTCTATCGTCTGGATGAGCCACGCTGATAAAGTAGAGCAGATTCCGCAGGGCTTTGTGGAGCTAGCTAAAAGTGGGAATACGCATTACTGTGCGATAGCGGATTTCACGCGCCAAATTTATGCGTTGCAATTTCACCCTGAAGTCGTGCATAGCGAGTGTGGCGGGGAGATTCTAAAAAATTTCGCGCTGCATATTTGCGGGGCGGATAATAGCTGGAATATGAAAAATTTCGCAGAATTTGAGATAGCCAAACTGCGCGAAAAGGTGCTGGGGAAAGCTTGTGAGAATGGGATGGATTTTATATCTGTCTTAGAAACGCCACGCACTTATTTGCGTAAATATTGCCTTGATGATTTAGAGACTTTGCAAAAGATTTTAGATGAGAAAACAATGTATGCGTGGGGACACGCTTTTAGTAAGCAAGAATGCAGAGATTGGATAGAGAAGCAACTTGAAGCTTATGAAAAATATGGCTTTGGATTTTGGGCTGTGGTAGATAAGGCAAGTGGTGAGATTATCGGCAATGCAGGGCTAAACTATGAGCGTGTAAAACTCGCTGGGACAAATGTCGCGGATTCTCAAAATGCAGAGCGTGAAATTTTGGAACTTGGCTATATCATCAATCATCGTTTTTGGAAACAAGGCTTAGGGTTTGAAGTGGCGAGTGCGTGTGCGGAATATGCGTTTAGCAAACTTGGCGCAAAGGAGCTTTATTGCTTGATTAAAGAAGACAATATACCCTCACTCGAACTTACTAAAAAGCTTGGAATGTGTATCGTCGGGAAAATTATAAAGCATTACAAAGGACAAGAATTAGCACATTTCGTGTTAAAGATGAGTGAGTTGCCACTATTCGCAAAAGATTCTAAGGTTTTGTGTGCGGTGAGTGGCGGGGTGGATTCTAGTGTCGTAGCCACTCTACTTTACCGCGCCATAGGGGAGAATCTAATCCCTGTGTTTGTGGATACTGGGCTTTTGCGTAAGGGTGAGAGAGAAGCGGTGGAGCAGATGTTTAGGGAAAATCTAAAAGTGCCTTTGATTGTCGCAGATGCTAGGGAGCTGTTTCTAGGGCGATTAAAGGGCGTAACTGACCCAGAAAGAAAGCGCAAAATCATTGGTGAAACTTTTATAGAGGTTTTTGAGCGTGAAGCCAAAAAGCACAATACAAAAGGCGAGATTAAGTTCTTAGCCCAAGGCACACTCTACCCTGATGTCATAGAATCTGTAAGCGTGAAAGGACCAAGCAAAACGATAAAAAGCCATCATAATGTGGGCGGACTGCCTGAGTGGATGAAATTTGAACTCATAGAGCCTTTGCGTGAGCTATTTAAGGACGAGGTGCGCGCGCTTGGGCGAGAGCTAGGAATGCCGCAATCTATGCTAATGCGCCATCCTTTCCCCGGACCCGGGCTTGCCATACGCATTATGGGAGAGGTCAATAGCGCGGATTTGGGGCTTTTGCAAGAGGCGGATTCTATCTTCATAGAGGAGCTGCATAAGTGGGGGCTCTATGATAGCGTGTGGCAGGCATTTTGCGTGCTGCTAAATGTGCGGAGCGTGGGGGTAATGGGTGATAACCGCACCTATGATAATACGATATGCGTGCGCGCGGTGGAGGCGATGGATGGAATGACGGCGAGCTTCTCGCACCTGCCGCACGAGTTTTTAGAATCTGTGAGCAATAGAATCATCAACGAAGTGGAGGGCATTAACCGCGTGGTGTATGACATCACAAGCAAACCCCCGGGGACCATTGAGTGGGAATGAGCATAAACTGTAAAATTTTGAATATGCAAAAAAGTAAAACGGATTTATTTTTAGAGCTTGCTAAGCCTGATAAAAAAGGATTTTCAAGGTGGGTAAGTGTAAGCGAATTTGTAGGGGAATATAAAACCTTGCAGCTTGGCAATGGCGGAAGCTGGTGCAGAGCAAGTAGCAGCTTGGCGAAAAAATATATTTTAGAATTTGATAAATCCCGTACAAGTGGCAATGCTATTGATGCGATAAAGTTGCAAGGCTTTAATCCACATAAATCTTTCAATCAAAACATACGAAAAGATATTAAAGATTTTTATAAGTCCCAAAAATGCGTAATGTTAGGCGTGTGTGGCAAGAGTGAAAATACACACATTGAAATAGACCATAAAGATGGGCGAAAAAATTCTGCATGTGTGAGTGATTTGCAAAATCAAAGCTTGCAAGATTTTCAGCCTTTGTGTAAGGTGGCAAATGATATTAAGCGTCAAATTTGTAAAACCTGCAAACAAACTAATATCCGCTGGAGTGCAAAAAATATTAAGGGTAATCCTTATGATTTTTATGCAGGCGATGAGCATTATACAAAAGAGCTAGGCTGTGTGGGCTGCTATCAATACGACCCTGTGGCATATCGCAAAGAGAGCGCAAAAAGAATCGCTAAAGAAGCAGCAGATTTTATCGCTCAAAAACTTTATAAAGATGAGATGCGATGAACTACATCGGATCAAAATTTAAGCTACGCTCATTTTTGCAACAAAGCATAGAATCTACACTCAAAAATCACAATGCTAAACCACTTAAAGATTCTATCTTTTGTGATATGTTTGCAGGCACGGGTGCAGTAGGCAGAATCTTTAAATCCAAAGTCAAGCAAGTAATCAGCAATGATAAAGAATATTATAGCTTCGTGCTTAATCAAAACTACATCGGCAATCATCTGCCATTGCCGCGCGCGCAGAATCTGCTAGAGATTCTTAACGATACACGCCTTACCCCCTCAAAAAAAGGCAAGATTTTTACTCACTATGCGCTTGGCTCTGGGAGTGGGAGGCAGTATTTTAGCGATGAGAATGCGATGAGAATTGATGGGATTTGCTCTAAGATTCTACAATGGCACAAACAAGACTATATTAACCAAAATGAATACTATTTTCTTTTAGCTTCACTTTTAGAATCTGCCGATAGCGTGGCAAATACGGCTTGTGTGTATGGGGCGTTTTTAAAGAATCTGAAAAAAAGCGCGCAAAAGCCACTTATTCTAACTCCTGCGACATTTGAATGCAATGAAAATCATCATAAGGTTTTTAATGAAGATTCTCAAAAACTCATCACACAAATACAAGGAGACATACTCTATCTTGACCCACCTTATAACGCTAGAGAGTATGGGGCAAATTATCATTTGCTTAATTCCATTGCGCTCTATGATGATTTTATCCCGCGTGGTAAAAGTGGGCTTAGGGCGTATGATAAAAGTGCGTATTGTAAAAAGCGCGAAGTAGAATCCGCGCTTACATTTTTGCTTGAAAATGCAAAATTTGAGTGGATATTTCTAAGCTATAACGATGAGGGACTTTTAAGCCTAGAGCAAATAGAAAAGCTTATGCGTAAATACGGCACATATTCTTGCGTGGAGCAAAATTATCAACGCTTTAAGGCAGATTCTGCAAGAATTCAAAAACAAAATCAAACGATAGAGTATTTGCATATTTTGCATAAAAAGTTAGAAAATGCAAAATGATATAAAGATAAATAAATTTTCGTTATAATAAAACAAAAAGGCACATAATGAAAACCTTGACAATCATAGATACATTTGGATTTTTCTTTCGACTTTATTATGCTTTGAAAAATTTTACAAGCTCAAAAGGTGAACCAAGTGGTATGGTGAGTGGATTTGCGAATTTTATTTATTCTCTTAAAAATGAATATAAAAGCGATTACATTATTTTTGCTTTGGATTCTAAGGGCAAAACTTTCCGTAGTGAAATTGAC includes:
- the guaA gene encoding glutamine-hydrolyzing GMP synthase; protein product: MKQDCILVLDFGSQYTQLIARRLREFGIYAEIVPYFESLDSIKSKNPKGIILSGGPASVYEEGAYKPDDGVFSLGVPVLGICYGMQYIAHFFGGKVVRAQAQEFGKAVLELVESSLRADETSTTIQPSFDTSELKFVSFSEKELEDVQGALVDLWEDSVRASHHFLSEEDISEIRVEVEGAFYQVANLLVATYENDFVGFIGVQDDEIPMLFVSPKYFNFGIGKALMLEALERYLKGFDAIRLDCNEQNPNALIFYQKLGFSQVARSEKDSAGRDFPILHLSVRREILLQTLKNPSQKSVKFQASNKLFAGVKQDSIVWMSHADKVEQIPQGFVELAKSGNTHYCAIADFTRQIYALQFHPEVVHSECGGEILKNFALHICGADNSWNMKNFAEFEIAKLREKVLGKACENGMDFISVLETPRTYLRKYCLDDLETLQKILDEKTMYAWGHAFSKQECRDWIEKQLEAYEKYGFGFWAVVDKASGEIIGNAGLNYERVKLAGTNVADSQNAEREILELGYIINHRFWKQGLGFEVASACAEYAFSKLGAKELYCLIKEDNIPSLELTKKLGMCIVGKIIKHYKGQELAHFVLKMSELPLFAKDSKVLCAVSGGVDSSVVATLLYRAIGENLIPVFVDTGLLRKGEREAVEQMFRENLKVPLIVADARELFLGRLKGVTDPERKRKIIGETFIEVFEREAKKHNTKGEIKFLAQGTLYPDVIESVSVKGPSKTIKSHHNVGGLPEWMKFELIEPLRELFKDEVRALGRELGMPQSMLMRHPFPGPGLAIRIMGEVNSADLGLLQEADSIFIEELHKWGLYDSVWQAFCVLLNVRSVGVMGDNRTYDNTICVRAVEAMDGMTASFSHLPHEFLESVSNRIINEVEGINRVVYDITSKPPGTIEWE
- a CDS encoding restriction endonuclease, with protein sequence MQKSKTDLFLELAKPDKKGFSRWVSVSEFVGEYKTLQLGNGGSWCRASSSLAKKYILEFDKSRTSGNAIDAIKLQGFNPHKSFNQNIRKDIKDFYKSQKCVMLGVCGKSENTHIEIDHKDGRKNSACVSDLQNQSLQDFQPLCKVANDIKRQICKTCKQTNIRWSAKNIKGNPYDFYAGDEHYTKELGCVGCYQYDPVAYRKESAKRIAKEAADFIAQKLYKDEMR
- a CDS encoding DNA adenine methylase, giving the protein MNYIGSKFKLRSFLQQSIESTLKNHNAKPLKDSIFCDMFAGTGAVGRIFKSKVKQVISNDKEYYSFVLNQNYIGNHLPLPRAQNLLEILNDTRLTPSKKGKIFTHYALGSGSGRQYFSDENAMRIDGICSKILQWHKQDYINQNEYYFLLASLLESADSVANTACVYGAFLKNLKKSAQKPLILTPATFECNENHHKVFNEDSQKLITQIQGDILYLDPPYNAREYGANYHLLNSIALYDDFIPRGKSGLRAYDKSAYCKKREVESALTFLLENAKFEWIFLSYNDEGLLSLEQIEKLMRKYGTYSCVEQNYQRFKADSARIQKQNQTIEYLHILHKKLENAK